The following are encoded in a window of Methanothrix sp. genomic DNA:
- a CDS encoding isopentenyl phosphate kinase, with translation MLKILKLGGSIITDKSRLATARLDQISRIAHEIAGSEDLIVVHGAGSFGHIHARNFGLPERFTVEGLLKTHLSVSDLNRTVVEALHDAGVDALPVHPLSCVVLRDGRIHLMSTEVITEMLTRSVVPVLHGDVAMDVSRGAGIVSGDQLVAYLARTLGAGMVAMGTDVDGVMINGRVLSCITPESMQFIESHLLPAKGIDVTGGMHGKLSELVELAAIGIDSRIFNAGVSGNVRRALSGEKLGTLITGREHGDGPQEA, from the coding sequence ATGCTGAAGATACTGAAGCTGGGCGGGAGCATAATAACGGATAAGAGCAGGCTGGCCACCGCCAGGCTGGACCAGATATCCAGGATCGCTCATGAGATCGCGGGGAGTGAGGATCTGATAGTCGTGCATGGCGCAGGATCCTTCGGCCACATTCACGCCAGAAACTTCGGGCTGCCTGAGAGGTTCACCGTGGAGGGTCTGCTGAAAACACATCTCTCTGTATCAGACCTCAACAGAACCGTGGTCGAGGCGCTGCACGATGCCGGAGTCGATGCCCTGCCAGTTCATCCCCTGAGCTGTGTGGTTCTGAGGGATGGCAGGATTCATCTCATGAGCACAGAAGTGATCACAGAGATGCTCACGCGCAGCGTGGTCCCTGTGCTTCACGGCGATGTCGCGATGGATGTCTCCAGGGGTGCTGGCATAGTCTCCGGAGACCAGCTCGTCGCATATCTTGCGAGAACTCTGGGAGCCGGGATGGTTGCGATGGGCACTGATGTGGATGGCGTCATGATCAACGGCAGGGTTCTCAGCTGCATAACACCTGAGAGCATGCAATTCATTGAATCTCATCTTCTGCCTGCCAAAGGAATTGATGTGACAGGAGGCATGCACGGGAAGCTCAGTGAGCTTGTGGAGCTTGCTGCGATCGGTATAGACTCCAGGATCTTCAACGCCGGCGTGTCCGGAAATGTCAGACGCGCTCTGTCCGGAGAGAAGCTCGGCACGCTGATCACAGGTAGAGAGCATGGAGACGGTCCGCAGGAAGCTTGA
- the fni gene encoding type 2 isopentenyl-diphosphate Delta-isomerase encodes METVRRKLEHIDICLKKQVVSRYRPFDDLILLHRALPEIDESDVSTECTFLNRRLSAPLMISAMTGGHPDAREINANLAIAAQETGIAIGVGSQRAALEHPDLEETFSIVRELAPDVPVVGNIGAVQLHRYGPEVLDRVAEMVDADAVAVHLNFLQESVQPEGEMHAAGVLDSLREARFRLPIIVKETGCGISFEDARILVDSGIRIIDVAGAGGTSWSMVESYRAELRGDAESSEIGMLFAEWGIPTPVSVIECSRAGAQVISSGGVRSGIDVARSIALGAFMAGAALPLLAPATRGSLDVVRVLQRFVRELRISMFLTGSRSIQELGRIPVIITGRTREILEQRGIDTKIFSSKR; translated from the coding sequence ATGGAGACGGTCCGCAGGAAGCTTGAGCATATAGACATATGTCTGAAAAAGCAGGTGGTATCGAGATACAGACCATTTGATGATCTGATCCTGCTGCACAGGGCCCTGCCTGAGATCGATGAGTCTGATGTGAGCACAGAATGCACATTTCTCAACAGGAGGCTCTCTGCGCCGCTGATGATAAGCGCTATGACCGGTGGCCATCCGGATGCGAGGGAGATCAACGCGAACCTCGCCATCGCGGCTCAGGAGACCGGCATCGCGATCGGGGTGGGATCGCAGCGCGCTGCGCTTGAGCACCCCGATCTTGAGGAGACATTCTCGATCGTCAGAGAGCTTGCTCCCGATGTGCCTGTGGTGGGGAACATAGGGGCTGTTCAGCTGCACAGATACGGGCCTGAGGTCCTGGACAGGGTAGCGGAGATGGTGGATGCGGATGCAGTCGCCGTTCATCTGAACTTCCTCCAGGAGTCGGTCCAGCCTGAAGGTGAGATGCATGCAGCGGGAGTTCTCGATTCCCTGAGAGAGGCGAGATTCAGGCTGCCGATAATCGTCAAGGAGACCGGTTGCGGGATCTCCTTTGAGGACGCGAGGATCCTCGTAGATTCCGGTATCCGGATCATAGATGTTGCCGGCGCCGGAGGGACATCCTGGTCGATGGTCGAATCATACAGGGCGGAGCTGCGCGGTGATGCAGAGTCCAGCGAGATCGGCATGCTCTTCGCAGAATGGGGAATACCAACTCCAGTCTCGGTGATAGAGTGCTCACGCGCAGGCGCCCAGGTGATATCATCAGGAGGCGTGAGAAGCGGCATTGATGTGGCAAGGAGCATCGCACTTGGCGCGTTCATGGCCGGCGCAGCGCTTCCCCTGCTCGCTCCCGCGACGAGGGGCAGCTTGGATGTCGTCAGGGTTCTTCAGAGATTCGTGAGAGAGCTCAGGATATCGATGTTCCTCACCGGCTCGAGGAGTATCCAGGAGCTGGGCAGGATCCCTGTGATAATAACTGGAAGAACCCGGGAGATCCTGGAGCAGCGGGGCATCGATACAAAGATTTTTTCTTCAAAAAGGTAA
- a CDS encoding RNase J family beta-CASP ribonuclease: MSSIGIMAVGGYDEIGRNMTAIRVDNDIIIMDMGIRLDRVQIHEDTDVESLHSSDLISMGAIPDDSVLNGVASKVKAIVCTHGHLDHIGAVSKLAHKYRAPIIATPFTADLVNQEIKAERIFRVNNEVISLKAGERHQVTPDIELEFIRVQHSIVDCVFAALHTKHGAILYANDFKIDRSPTLGEPPDFPRLRQLGREGVLALITETTNAGVSGKTPSEQIAKDLVWDVLMGTEETESGILVTTFSSHIARIKAIIEAARKMGRKPILLGRSMEKYWGTAVRTGYAERGNGLAVCGRRKAVDKALKRMMVEGKDKYLPIMTGHQGEPGAILSRIANGETEFRVESGDRVIFSAGIIPQPLNMSNRHTVETKLKMKGARIYDNVHVSGHACREDHWELLRMINPEHVIPSHGNLNSHGQYLMLAEDTGYKLGYSIHLLRNGQELLLG, from the coding sequence ATGAGCAGCATAGGAATAATGGCAGTCGGCGGATACGACGAGATCGGAAGAAACATGACTGCCATCAGAGTCGACAACGACATAATAATAATGGATATGGGAATCCGCCTGGACAGGGTCCAGATACACGAGGACACAGATGTGGAGTCTCTTCATTCCTCAGATCTCATAAGTATGGGCGCCATACCTGATGACAGCGTTCTGAACGGGGTTGCATCAAAGGTCAAGGCGATCGTTTGCACGCATGGACACCTGGATCACATAGGCGCGGTATCGAAGCTGGCACACAAATACCGGGCACCCATCATAGCCACGCCGTTCACAGCTGATCTCGTGAACCAGGAGATAAAAGCGGAGAGGATATTCAGAGTCAACAACGAGGTCATCAGCCTGAAGGCAGGGGAGAGGCATCAGGTTACTCCGGATATAGAGCTTGAGTTCATCAGGGTACAGCACAGCATAGTGGACTGTGTCTTCGCCGCGCTGCATACAAAACACGGAGCAATACTTTACGCAAACGACTTCAAGATCGACAGGAGCCCGACTCTTGGCGAGCCCCCGGATTTTCCCAGGCTCAGACAGCTCGGGCGCGAGGGTGTTCTGGCGCTGATAACGGAGACCACAAACGCAGGGGTCTCTGGGAAGACACCCTCAGAGCAGATCGCCAAGGACCTCGTCTGGGATGTTCTCATGGGAACAGAGGAGACGGAGTCGGGGATACTGGTGACAACCTTCTCATCGCATATAGCCAGGATAAAGGCCATAATAGAGGCAGCCCGCAAAATGGGCCGCAAGCCAATTCTTCTCGGAAGAAGCATGGAGAAGTACTGGGGAACTGCTGTGAGAACAGGGTATGCGGAGCGAGGGAACGGGCTGGCAGTGTGTGGCAGGCGGAAGGCTGTCGATAAAGCGCTGAAGAGGATGATGGTCGAGGGCAAGGACAAGTACCTGCCCATAATGACAGGCCATCAGGGTGAGCCAGGGGCCATACTGAGCAGGATTGCAAATGGGGAGACTGAGTTCAGGGTGGAATCGGGAGACAGGGTCATATTCAGTGCTGGTATAATACCACAGCCTCTCAACATGTCAAATCGCCACACGGTTGAGACGAAGCTGAAGATGAAGGGCGCGAGGATATACGATAATGTGCACGTCTCAGGGCATGCATGCAGAGAGGACCACTGGGAGCTGCTGCGCATGATTAACCCGGAGCATGTGATACCCAGCCACGGCAACCTCAACAGCCACGGCCAGTACCTCATGCTGGCTGAGGATACGGGCTACAAGCTGGGATACTCGATACATCTCCTGAGGAACGGGCAGGAGCTGCTCCTCGGGTGA
- a CDS encoding polyprenyl synthetase family protein has protein sequence MKTLEGGDLEAELRKRADLISRAIDELLPVSRPEGLYDAARHLLGAGGKRLRPSLLLVAGESVGCDAARLVPAAVAIELVHNFTLIHDDIMDNASLRRGKPAVHVIWGTSGAILAGDTLYSKAFEMLSRVDAPPERVLAAMDMLARTCTSICEGQWQDLEFERAEIVTESEYLEMIEKKTGVLYGASAWIGATLAGAPPEVAAGLEEFGRLTGMGFQIHDDILDLTVPEDVLGKRLGGDILEGKKTMIIIDALSKGVRLEIFGKGQASQDQLKEAISSLRRCGSIDYARRRAEEFVERGKRALDVLDDSPAKRLLLELADYMIYRGY, from the coding sequence ATGAAAACCTTGGAGGGAGGAGATCTGGAGGCTGAGCTGAGAAAGCGCGCTGATCTGATATCCAGAGCTATAGACGAGCTCCTGCCTGTCTCCAGACCTGAAGGGCTGTACGATGCAGCCAGGCACCTGCTGGGAGCTGGCGGAAAGCGGCTCAGACCATCGCTGCTTCTCGTGGCTGGAGAGTCTGTGGGGTGCGACGCTGCACGCCTGGTTCCGGCTGCTGTTGCAATAGAGCTGGTCCACAACTTCACGCTGATACATGATGACATAATGGATAACGCCTCTCTGAGGCGCGGCAAACCCGCGGTCCATGTGATATGGGGAACATCCGGGGCGATACTCGCAGGCGATACTCTCTACTCGAAGGCGTTCGAGATGCTCTCAAGGGTGGACGCGCCGCCTGAGAGGGTGCTTGCTGCCATGGATATGCTCGCGAGAACATGCACTTCGATATGCGAGGGACAGTGGCAGGACCTGGAGTTCGAGCGCGCGGAGATTGTGACTGAGAGCGAGTACCTGGAGATGATCGAGAAGAAGACGGGGGTGCTGTACGGCGCCTCTGCATGGATCGGTGCGACCCTGGCCGGAGCCCCGCCTGAGGTGGCAGCAGGCCTCGAGGAGTTCGGCAGGCTGACAGGCATGGGATTTCAGATACACGACGACATACTCGACCTGACCGTGCCAGAGGACGTCCTGGGCAAGAGGCTCGGTGGGGACATCCTCGAGGGAAAGAAGACTATGATAATAATAGATGCTCTCTCCAAGGGAGTCAGGCTCGAGATATTCGGGAAGGGCCAGGCCAGCCAGGATCAGCTCAAGGAGGCGATCTCGTCTCTGAGGAGATGCGGATCGATAGATTATGCCAGGAGAAGGGCAGAGGAGTTCGTCGAGAGGGGGAAGCGTGCGCTTGATGTTCTGGATGATTCTCCCGCGAAAAGGCTGCTTCTGGAGCTCGCGGATTACATGATATACAGGGGTTATTGA
- a CDS encoding pyridoxamine 5'-phosphate oxidase family protein: protein MNVREMSMDECEDLLRRCRYGRLALSYEDRPYVVPMSYVYVDGTVILHSRPSGKKIEIARRNSNVCFEVDELEGQRWRSVILYGKAQLSGSHEAKRRMFDAFMKSGIGGHGGKMFTWEMLERMDMCVWEIKAFEITGREGIW, encoded by the coding sequence ATGAACGTTCGCGAAATGAGTATGGATGAATGTGAGGATTTGCTCAGGAGATGCAGGTATGGCAGGCTGGCGCTCTCCTACGAGGACCGACCGTATGTGGTACCGATGTCATATGTCTATGTGGATGGCACTGTCATACTCCACTCCAGGCCATCCGGAAAGAAGATCGAGATCGCGAGGAGAAACAGCAACGTCTGCTTCGAGGTGGATGAGCTCGAGGGCCAGCGGTGGAGGAGCGTCATACTTTATGGGAAAGCTCAGCTCTCAGGATCACATGAGGCCAAGCGCAGGATGTTCGACGCCTTCATGAAGAGCGGGATCGGCGGGCATGGCGGGAAGATGTTCACCTGGGAGATGCTCGAGCGCATGGATATGTGCGTCTGGGAGATAAAGGCGTTTGAGATAACTGGAAGGGAAGGGATCTGGTAG
- a CDS encoding replication factor C large subunit: MVGWAEKYRPRSLDGILGNAKAVAELRAWARAWEKGRPEVKCLILYGPPGVGKTSAALALASEMDWDYIELNASDQRTAEIIKSVAGPASQVSTFSGRRRLVILDEADNLHGTYDRGGAAAILKVIRDATQPVVLIANEYYDMEKPLRDACRGVQFRSIRAQTIASLLREICRSEGIECEPDAIMHIAEMSGGDLRSAINDLEAAASGLRHLRLEDVATSERDVKASIFKVLDSIFRGESARSALEATYQLDESPEDLIHWIDENLPVVYRDRDLARGFECLSRADIFLGRVRKRQNYTLWRYATFLMTGGVRAVSLNVRRGYTQFRPPGLWKRLGQTRKARSVRDSAARKIAAHCHVSTSYARSELMHFVGALLNSRKTGVAVAASLGLNIEEIALLTGSSPATKKVQRLFEEAQKMIEAEQIAMIDRGLKVEKIEREEQAAKDVSGSKEISQEKRQRSLFDF; this comes from the coding sequence ATGGTGGGCTGGGCCGAGAAGTACAGGCCCAGAAGCCTTGATGGCATACTGGGCAATGCAAAGGCGGTGGCCGAGCTAAGGGCATGGGCCAGGGCCTGGGAGAAGGGCAGGCCTGAGGTAAAGTGCCTTATCCTGTATGGTCCTCCGGGAGTTGGGAAGACATCAGCGGCCCTCGCGCTGGCATCGGAGATGGACTGGGACTACATAGAGCTCAACGCCAGCGATCAGCGGACTGCGGAGATTATAAAGAGCGTTGCTGGACCCGCATCGCAGGTGAGCACATTCTCCGGCAGAAGGAGGCTTGTGATACTGGATGAGGCTGACAACCTGCACGGGACGTATGACCGGGGCGGGGCGGCAGCGATTCTGAAGGTGATAAGGGATGCGACGCAGCCTGTGGTTCTCATAGCAAACGAGTACTACGATATGGAGAAGCCACTCAGGGATGCGTGCAGGGGGGTTCAGTTCAGATCGATAAGAGCTCAGACCATAGCATCCCTTCTCAGAGAGATCTGCAGGAGCGAGGGGATCGAATGCGAGCCGGACGCGATAATGCATATAGCTGAGATGTCAGGTGGAGACCTGCGCAGCGCGATAAACGACCTCGAGGCGGCTGCAAGTGGTCTGAGGCACCTGCGATTGGAGGACGTCGCGACCTCCGAGAGGGACGTCAAGGCCTCGATATTCAAGGTTCTCGACTCGATATTCAGGGGAGAGAGCGCAAGGAGCGCGCTTGAGGCCACATACCAGCTGGATGAGAGCCCGGAGGATCTCATACACTGGATCGACGAGAATCTGCCTGTGGTGTACAGGGATCGCGATCTCGCAAGGGGATTCGAATGTTTATCCAGAGCGGACATCTTCCTGGGAAGGGTCAGGAAGCGGCAGAACTACACACTCTGGAGATACGCCACATTCCTGATGACAGGAGGGGTAAGAGCTGTCAGCTTGAATGTGCGGAGGGGATACACGCAGTTCAGGCCGCCAGGCCTCTGGAAACGGCTGGGTCAAACAAGAAAGGCGAGATCCGTGAGGGATTCAGCTGCCAGAAAGATAGCTGCGCACTGTCATGTCAGCACATCATACGCCAGATCTGAGCTCATGCACTTTGTTGGGGCTCTGCTGAACAGCAGGAAGACCGGAGTGGCTGTTGCAGCATCCCTCGGTCTGAACATAGAGGAGATCGCGCTCCTGACCGGAAGCTCTCCAGCTACAAAGAAGGTGCAGAGGCTCTTCGAGGAGGCGCAGAAGATGATCGAGGCAGAGCAGATCGCCATGATAGATCGCGGCCTGAAAGTCGAGAAGATCGAAAGGGAAGAGCAGGCTGCGAAGGACGTCTCCGGGAGCAAAGAGATCTCTCAGGAGAAGAGGCAGAGATCGCTCTTCGACTTCTAG
- a CDS encoding tetratricopeptide repeat protein: MVSIADLLQKAEEKYLAGSYDEAIEYYDRALDIDPGNTAAWCGKGMACFCLSRYEDALECYTRAIEVDPECVPAWESRAEVLFILGRCDEAICSYQEAIDRDPAYALAWIERCIDSRPDDAESWRQKGLALLSMGRYGEAIEAYRMALDIDPSEARDWCILGETLQTIGRHSEALECFERALELRPSDSACWTRMGESLHSTGRYDEALDCYEKALRLDPGSVQAWHGRGLAYRAMGMASKAIEAFDSAISLDSEHAQSWYAKGITFRAIGLYEDALDCFNRVLSIDPDNASALKSRAWSLYNLGRYDEALSACEDAISVNPWDEDAWYNRGIVLRALGRYTESDISFIRAREIRVMNLSKNQMRE; this comes from the coding sequence ATGGTTTCCATTGCTGATCTTCTGCAGAAGGCTGAGGAGAAGTACCTCGCTGGGTCTTACGATGAGGCCATAGAGTACTATGACAGGGCGCTGGATATTGATCCTGGGAACACTGCGGCATGGTGTGGAAAGGGAATGGCCTGCTTCTGCCTTTCCCGCTATGAGGATGCTCTGGAGTGCTACACCAGAGCGATAGAGGTGGATCCGGAGTGCGTGCCGGCCTGGGAGAGCCGTGCAGAGGTGTTATTCATTCTGGGAAGATGCGATGAGGCCATCTGCTCCTACCAGGAGGCCATAGACAGGGATCCTGCATATGCGCTTGCATGGATCGAGAGGTGCATCGATTCCAGGCCTGATGATGCGGAGAGCTGGAGGCAGAAGGGCCTAGCGCTTCTCTCCATGGGGCGGTATGGGGAGGCGATAGAGGCCTACCGCATGGCTCTGGATATAGACCCCTCTGAGGCCAGGGACTGGTGCATTCTCGGGGAAACGCTCCAGACAATCGGGAGACACAGCGAGGCCCTGGAATGCTTTGAGAGGGCTCTTGAGCTCAGGCCATCTGATTCAGCATGCTGGACCAGGATGGGCGAGTCGCTGCACAGCACTGGCAGGTACGATGAAGCTCTGGACTGCTACGAAAAGGCGCTCAGGCTCGACCCTGGATCCGTCCAGGCCTGGCATGGAAGGGGTCTCGCTTACAGAGCCATGGGAATGGCATCAAAGGCGATAGAGGCATTCGACTCAGCCATATCACTTGATTCAGAGCATGCTCAATCCTGGTACGCGAAAGGCATCACCTTCAGGGCCATCGGTCTCTATGAGGATGCACTTGATTGCTTTAATCGCGTTCTCAGCATCGACCCTGATAATGCATCTGCACTGAAGAGCCGTGCATGGTCCCTCTACAACCTCGGCCGGTACGATGAGGCGCTCAGCGCATGCGAGGATGCGATATCTGTTAACCCATGGGACGAGGACGCCTGGTACAACAGAGGGATCGTGCTCAGGGCTCTGGGGCGGTACACTGAGAGCGACATCTCGTTCATAAGAGCCCGCGAGATCAGGGTCATGAATCTCTCAAAGAACCAAATGCGTGAATGA
- a CDS encoding GNAT family N-acetyltransferase, protein MMGLDEMRSRWPDRFAPERNIFRNIHPGDRIFIGTGCAEPQHLVRSLIDYVSRYPTAFFDAEVIHVSTLGVAPYTDEKFKLNFRLDSFFIGESTREPINRADADYTPIFLSALPELFRNGTINVDMALIQTTPPDENGDMSLGISVDIIKAVIENASSVAVQVNPQMPYVHGDTIINIEDVDYVVYHEEPLLEYVESVPTELAQQIGKYVARIVEDGSTIQVGYGSIPNAVLSNLRDKKHLGVHTELLTDGIVELMKSGAVDNSMKTLDTGKTVATFCMARRETYRYLDGNPDIEFRQIDYTNNPLIIAKQRNMVAINSALEIDLTGQATAESLGGTLYSGIGGQADFMRGAAMAPGGKTILALPSTAKDGSVSRIVPCLRSCAGVTLTRGDIRYVVTEHGIAYLHGRNLRERAMALIAVAHPKFRAWLIEEAKRMNMLYRDQIVLPDWQGIYPEHLEVHRTTKTGLEILMRPVRISDEPLLKDFFYSLSEESRYQRFISMRREIPRDLLQKLTMIDYTNKMVILATLAGKERDVVIGIGQYEVNRDKYTADIALAVRDDYQNQGVGGELLSYLTQLARKSGLLGFTAEVLAENNRVFRLFEKMGFEVEKVNDGGIYYMTLKFRA, encoded by the coding sequence ATGATGGGGCTGGATGAGATGCGGAGCAGGTGGCCGGATAGGTTTGCTCCAGAGAGGAACATATTCAGAAATATACATCCCGGCGACAGGATATTCATCGGCACCGGCTGCGCAGAGCCGCAGCATCTTGTGCGCTCTCTGATCGATTACGTAAGCAGGTATCCCACGGCGTTCTTCGACGCGGAGGTCATCCACGTCTCGACTCTGGGTGTCGCGCCATACACAGATGAGAAGTTCAAGCTGAACTTCCGCCTCGATTCATTCTTCATAGGGGAGAGCACGCGCGAGCCGATCAACCGCGCTGACGCGGACTACACCCCTATATTTTTATCAGCGCTTCCAGAGCTGTTCAGAAATGGAACGATAAATGTCGATATGGCTCTCATACAGACCACACCGCCGGACGAGAACGGAGATATGAGCCTCGGTATAAGTGTTGACATAATAAAGGCTGTGATCGAGAACGCATCCAGCGTTGCTGTCCAGGTCAATCCTCAGATGCCGTATGTACACGGGGACACCATCATCAACATAGAGGATGTTGATTACGTTGTATACCATGAGGAGCCGCTCCTGGAGTATGTGGAGAGCGTGCCGACTGAGCTTGCGCAGCAGATAGGAAAGTATGTTGCGAGAATCGTGGAGGACGGGTCCACGATACAGGTCGGCTACGGAAGCATACCAAATGCTGTTCTTTCGAACCTCCGCGACAAAAAGCATCTAGGGGTTCACACAGAGCTCCTCACAGATGGCATCGTTGAGCTCATGAAGAGCGGCGCTGTCGACAACAGCATGAAAACCCTCGATACCGGGAAGACCGTAGCCACTTTCTGCATGGCCAGAAGAGAGACGTACAGGTATCTCGACGGGAACCCGGATATAGAGTTCAGGCAGATCGATTACACAAACAATCCCCTGATCATAGCAAAACAGAGAAACATGGTCGCGATAAACAGCGCGCTCGAGATCGACCTGACAGGCCAGGCCACAGCTGAGTCTCTTGGAGGAACACTGTACAGCGGAATAGGCGGCCAGGCAGACTTCATGAGGGGTGCGGCCATGGCTCCGGGCGGCAAAACCATTCTCGCCCTCCCATCCACAGCAAAGGACGGGAGCGTGTCCAGAATTGTGCCATGTCTGAGGAGCTGCGCTGGTGTGACGCTGACAAGAGGTGATATCAGATACGTGGTGACAGAGCACGGCATAGCTTACCTTCATGGCAGAAACCTGCGGGAGAGGGCGATGGCCCTGATAGCTGTGGCGCATCCGAAGTTCAGGGCGTGGCTGATAGAAGAGGCGAAACGGATGAACATGCTCTACAGGGACCAGATCGTTCTTCCGGACTGGCAGGGAATCTATCCGGAGCACCTCGAGGTTCACAGAACCACCAAAACCGGTCTGGAGATTCTGATGCGCCCTGTGAGGATCAGCGATGAGCCACTGCTGAAGGACTTCTTCTATTCACTCTCAGAGGAGAGCAGGTACCAGAGGTTCATATCGATGAGAAGGGAGATCCCAAGAGATCTGCTACAGAAGCTCACCATGATCGACTACACAAACAAAATGGTGATACTCGCCACGCTCGCCGGAAAGGAGAGGGACGTGGTGATCGGCATAGGCCAGTATGAGGTCAACAGAGATAAATACACCGCAGATATCGCGCTCGCTGTCAGAGATGATTACCAGAACCAGGGTGTGGGTGGCGAGCTTTTATCGTACCTGACACAGCTTGCGAGGAAGAGCGGCCTTCTCGGGTTCACAGCAGAGGTTCTGGCAGAGAACAATCGCGTTTTCAGGCTTTTCGAGAAGATGGGGTTCGAGGTGGAGAAGGTCAACGACGGTGGGATATACTATATGACGCTCAAGTTCAGGGCCTGA